ttgatttgattgagatgaTACGGATATGGTATCAGATTatgaattagattgagtattgatcagaacataTCTGAGTTGAGTTGAATATTGATACTATGCCTAtttgatatgtcatttcagattgatattgacagctttgaatttgagacttcgacagagccagaaatcgacgaaaggaaggtataaatcaatattaaccgggagatcgacttaagtcagattggacttgagtttccctaaaccacatacttgtatgttattgttttcatactgttgtattatttgaatgaatatgcttggtctattgatttatagaaaagcagagaatagcagatagctattgagtgagagtcgctgacagaggggccagattatgacagagtgatcattggcccattgcacattgtcagagtaggcattggcAGATATGacaagtctatggcggatatgccaagtctatggatatttgatttatatcgatgttgcttaggaagggatcgattcctatcgcggagattcggtatattgtaatatccaggaaccgggatccctagattagagatgagtcgagtctgagatgacaagtcaaagagttttatctgtattcactaatgtgacataaattatgattcatgttctttgatacatggtttatgcttttacatatgattttatgtattgtattgattcattgtttatactgggattttattctcaccggagttatccggctgttgtcgtgtttgtatgtgcgcatgacaacaggtgggacaggatcagggtcaagaagaggatgagagaaaggacaagttaccgtggtgatccggattcaAAAGTAGATAGGTTCAACACTTGATAtctagtagttgaaccctagtttgacttTGTTGAACGTTGTACAAgaattgtacttttatactgatatgtatattagaatgattccattacgttccgcatttaaagaaaaaaaaatttaggccctgtttatcttaattgattgaattattcccaacgaatgattaaaaaatgaattagcgtccgggtccccacataaaTTGCatcaaaacaaatcaatactaAACACTAGATGCATAAAATCAAAAACGTATTGCTTAAAACCAACGAAACCACTCTTCGATCAACATTCTGCGTCAGTGTTGTTGTTCGAGTGTTTGCAACACCTATCAGCAACACAGTGATTATGTGAGTCAATCACACAAAATCTCCATGCGAATCTTCGATACTGAATTTGTGTAGGTTCAGCAAAGCTTCAACAGGTGTAGAATATCTCTCTATCAAAACGCGCACGCACCTTCTCTTCACATCTCTCTATATATAGATCTCCCACTTAGCACTAAAGATCTTTCCACAGAAACTCAAATCCTATACACAAGGAAAACAAGAGTTTTAATAAGAATCAAAATCTATTCATATCTAGTAAGTTCCCAAATTACATTGAATAATTCCCAAGATTAATAAGATTATCTNNNNNNNNNNNNNNNNNNNNNNNNNNNNNNNNNNNNNNNNNNNNNNNNNNNNNNNNNNNNNNNNNNNNNNNNNNNNNNNNNNNNNNNNNNNNNNNNNNNNTAggaatattttttcaatttgtgTGGCAATCAGCTGACATGAAATTGAAGAAACTATTTTCAGATTTTGTTCGTTAAAGTAGGTGTGTGAACTGGCATGTTGCTTCTTTGCGCTGGCTAtcctaaaattttgataataaacaCGAGCGAGAAAGTCATTGGCATCCATTTGATTGTTTTTATATGTAGGATGAAAGCTCGTGAAGGTCTTCTAAAGTGCAAGGAGCTTGGCTTGTCAAAGACAGAGATGAAGAAGCTTCTACCCATTGTAGATGCCAGCTCGTCAGATTCAGGTTATATATTTGCCAAATCTTTTCTTCCCACACTTGTTTCTTAAATAGCTTTTAATGCGTTCTTATCACACAGGCAATAATTTTTTCACAATTCACAATACCGTAAGTACCAGTGTCTATAGTCAAGCTGCTACAATTAGTCTGTTTTGCATACGTATCTAATTGCCTTTATCAATTTTTAGGTGCCTTTGATGGTGTGCTTGAGCTTTTGGTTAGAGCTGGTAGAAGTCTCCCTGAAGCTATAATGATGATGATTCCTGAAGCCTGGCAGAATGATAAGAACATAGATCCTCATCGGAAGTCCTTGTACGAATATTTCTCAGCTCTTATGGAACCATGGGATGGCCCTGCTCTTATCTCATGTATATATTCATAGATTCTCCTGATTTATAATTTCATTTTCGTGTCAAACATTATATTTGgttatatgtattatatttacAGTTACCAAACGGTATCTTGGAGCAACATATTCATAGATTCTCctgatttaaaatttcattttcgtGTCAAACGTTATATCTGGTTTATATGTGATATTTACAGTTACTGACGGACGGTATCTTGGAGCAACATTGGATCGGAATGGATTACGTCCTGGTCGCTTTTATGTGACACACAGTGGGAGAGTTATTATGGCAAGTGAAGTTGGAGTGGTTGATATTCCCCCAGCGGATGTCTCCAGGAAAGGGAGACTTAATCCCGGTATGATGCTCCTCGTGGACTTTGAGAATCATGTTGTTGTAGATGATGAAGCCTTGAAGCAACAATATTCGCTTGCAAGGCCTTATGCTGACTGGCTAAAAAGGCAAAAGATACAATTGAAAGACATTGTTGAATCTGTCCGGGAATCTGACCGTATTTCTCCTCCCATAGCTGGAGTTGTAGCGGTTAGCACTATTTTCAGTTTCTTGAATGTCTTTTCCACCTTCTGGGGATGTTACTTTTTATCTGTTTTGTGCGTCGTCAATTGAAAACTTCAATTTTCTTTCATAATTTATTATGAGCAAAAATATTGTGATTTTAGGTATCTCGCAATGATGAAAACATGGAACACATGGGTATCCATGGTTTATTGGCTCCACTGAAGGCATTTGGGTATGTCATGTCTTAACTTTGCTTGTTCTTGATGCATTCTTTCGTTATTGGTCCTTGAAGAAGTGATCGTTGACCTTTTGTGCAGTTACACAGTTGAATCTTTAGAAATGCTGTTACTACCCATGGCAAAAGATGGCATTGAGGCCCTTGGGTCTATGGGAAATGATGCTCCACTGGCTGTGATGTCTGATAGGGAGAAGCTTACATTTGAATATTTTAAGCAGATGTTTGCTCAGGTGACAAATCCTCCAATCGATCCCATTAGGGAGAAGATAGTTACCTCAATGGAATGCATGATTGGTCCAGAAGGTGATCTTACAGAGACTACCGAAGAGCAGTGCCATCGTCTATCTTTAAAAGGTCCACTGCTATCGATTGATGAAATGGAAGCAATAAAAAGAATGAATTACAGAGGCTGGAGGAGCAAAGTTCTCGATATTACCTACTCTAAGGACCGTGGTAGGAAGGGCTTGGAGGAGACCTTAGACAGGATATGCTCTGAGGCACATAATGCAATCAAAGAGGGTTATACTGCACTAGTGCTTTCTGACCGAGGTACATCGTCaattttatcattaattaatgatttaatgcCTTGCATcttattttatcttttaattatTATGTAGTTCACTTCAATCCAATAATGTTTTGTTCATCGAATTATGCAGCTTTCTCAACAAAGCGTGTTGCAGTAAGTTCCCTTATGGCCATTGGTGCAGTCCATCATCACTTAGTGAAGAAGCTTGAGCGAACCCGAGTTGCATTGATTGTCGAATCTGCTGAGCCCCGTGAAGTACACCATTTTTGTACACTCGTAGGATTTGGTGCAGATGCAATCTGCCCTTATTTGGCTGTTGAGGCCATTTGGAGATTGCAAGTTGATGGTAAAATTCCACCAAAAGCAACCGGTGAGTTCCACTCGAAGGATGAGCTTGTCAGGAAATATATCAAAGCCAGCAACTATGGCATGATGAAAGTCCTTGCCAAGATGGGTATATCGACTTTGGCCTCATACAAGGGAGCACAAATCTTTGAGGCAGTGGGTCTATCATCAGAGGTGATGGAACGATGCTTCACTGGAACCCCTAGCAGAGTTGAGGGTGCCACTTTTGAAGCCCTTGCACAGGATGCACTTGAGTTGCATGAGCTGGCTTTCCCAACACGTGCGTTGCCACCTGGTAGTGCCGAGGCTGTTGCACTACCTAATCCAGGTGATTATCACTGGAGAAAAGGTGGTGAGCTGCACCTGAACGATCCTCTTGCCATGGCAAAGTTGCAAGAAGCTGCCAGGTCTAACAgcgtggttgcttacaaagaatATTCTAAGCGCATCCAAGAATTGAATAAGTCCTGCAATTTAAGGGGACTTCTGAAATTTAAAGAGGCTGAAGTAAAGGTTCCTATTGAAGAAGTTCAGCCAGCTAGTGAGATTGTAAAACGGTTTTGTACTGGTGCCATGAGCTATGGATCAATATCATTGGAGGCACATACAACTCTAGCTATTGCTATGAACAAAATCGGGGGGAAGTCTAACACCGGTAAGCTTATGCCACTTTCTTCCaggtctttttcataaaatgtCGATAGTGATTTTATGCGATGCAAATGACTTTACAATTATCTGTTGTCTTTTAGTAACTTTGAATTGGATTGCGTTTACTCAGGTAGTTTTTTCTAGTTATATTTCTTACAACTATGAATCCTCTTCCATGATGTTTATCGGGTTCTTTTTTTGGGCATTTAGGCGAGGGAGGTGAACAACCATCTCGAATGGAACCGCTTGCAGATGGTTCAAGGAATCCAAGGAGGAGTGCCATTAAGCAGGTTGCCAGTGGCAGATTTGGAGTTTCTAGCTATTATCTGACAAATGCTGATGAGTTACAGATAAAAATGGCTCAGGTATTCTTTCTCACTTATTATCTCTTTATCTCTCTCCCTAAATATAAAGATGGTAAGGTCATGTATAGGCTACAATCTTTTCAATTGAAGCAAAGGATcattttgtttgtgaatttaCTTATATGGATATAGATGACGCCGTACATACAGAGAACCTTTTGGTGTCTTTGCATCATTTAGTGATACGTGCAATTCATATTTGCTGAGAGTGTTTTACATAACCAACTTTCTATAtaaattttgattgtattgcTGACTTTTGGAAATTTCATGTTTCAGGGAGCAAAGCCTGGTGAAGGGGGTGAACTTCCAGGGCACAAAGTTATTGGCGACATTGCTGTCACTCGGAATTCTACTGCTGGCGTGGGGCTTATCAGTCCACCTCCTCATCATGACATTTATTCAATTGAAGATCTCGCACAATTGATTCATGACCTTAAGGTAGTTCTTGATACTCGATCATGTTATTTACACCGTTGCCCTTGCAATCCAATGAAGGCATTTGATAATTGATTATTTTAACGGTGATTACTCTTCCTTATTATCTGCGTACTATGTCAATGGTGATTTCCTCTTACAGTACttgttttacaattttttcGGCCATTAAACTATCTGCAGAATGCAAATCCTGGGGCTCGTATTAGTGTGAAGCTAGTTTCTGAAGCTGGTGTTGGAGTGATTGCTAGTGGGGTTGTTAAGGGTCATGCTGATCACGTCTTAATCTCTGGTCATGATGGAGGTACGGGAGCTTCGAGATGGACTGGAATCAAGAGTGCTGGTCTTCCTTGGGAGCTTGGTCTTGCAGAGACCCACCAAACATTAGTTGCTAATGATCTTCGTGGTCGAACTGTTCTTCAAACAGATGGCCAACTTAAAACTGGAAGAGACGTGGCTATTGCTGCCCTTCTTGGTGCAGAGGAGTTCGGTTTTAGCACAGCTCCTCTCATAACGCTGGGTTGTATCATGATGAGGAAGTGCCATAAAAACACTTGCCCTGTTGGTATTGCCACTCAAGATCCAGTTCTTAGGGAAAAGTTTGCTGGTGAACCAGAACAtgtcatcaatttcttcttcatgCTTGCGGAAGAAGTGAGGGATATAATGTCTCAGCTTGGATTTCGAACACTCAATGAAATGGTCGGCCGCTCAGACATGCTTGAACTGGATAAAGATGTTGCTAACACCAATGAGAAGCTTAAGAACATTGATCTTTCCTTATTACTTCGACCAGCTGCTGATATTAGGCCAGATGCTGCTCAGGTTTGTGTGCAGAAACAGGATCACGGTTTGGACATGGCTTTAGATAACAAACTTATAGCATTAGCCAATCCTGCCTTGGAGAAAAGTCTTCCTGTGTACATTGAGTCGCCAATCTGCAACGTAAACCGAGCGGTTGGAACCATGTTAAGCCATGAAGTGACAAAACGCTTCCATATGGTGGGACTTCCTTCAGATACAATCCATATCAAACTAAGTGGAAGTGCAGGCCAGAGTCTTGGAGCTTTTCTTTGTTCTGGCGTCACTCTTGAGCTTGAAGGTGACAGTAATGATTATGTAGGAAAAGGCTTATCAGGTGGAAGAATTGTTGTGTATCCGCCTAAAGAAAGCAAATTTGATCCGAAGGAGAATATTGTCATTGGAAATGTCGCCCTGTATGGGGCCACTAATGGAGAGGCTTACTTTAATGGGATGGCAGCAGAAAGATTTGCTGTTCGGAATTCTGGCGCTAAAGCAGTAGTGGAAGGTGTGGGGGATCACGGTTGCGAGTATATGACTGGTGGAACTGTCGTCGTGCTTGGTATGACCGGAAGAAACTTTGCTGCTGGTATGAGTGGAGGCGTTGCCTATGTTCTCGATGTTGATTCCAAGTTTAGAAAGCGGTGCAACTCTGAGTTGGTGGATCTTGATCCAGTAATCGAAGAGGATGATATTTTGACGCTCCAAATGATGATACAACAGCATCAACGTCACACAAGCAGCAAATTAGCGAAACAAGTTCTTACTGATTTTGAGTCTCTTCTGCCAAAATTCATCAAAGTTTTTCCTCGTGATTATAAACGAGTTCTTGCAAGCAAGAAAGCGGAGGAAATTTCAAAGGCAGCTTCAGAAAAAGCTGCCAGAGAAGTTGAGGTGCAAGAAGAGGCAGAGTTGATGGAGAAAGATGCTTTTGAAGAACTTAAGAAGTTGGCAGCTGCATCTGTCAGTGAAAAATCCAGCCAGGTAATTTTCTTCTGAAACCTTTTTACTTGTTCTACTTaatgtattatattttatcagGTAACTAAACCTAATAATGAGAATTACTATTGGtgtttaaaaaaatgtcaattgATGAACATGTGTATGACATTTAACTGGAATTTTCTGGGATGTTTGGTGGTACATTTAGTTATTACTACAACTCTTCCAGGCTCCCTGCTCCCTATTATTTTAAGCATCATCTCCAATTATTGAAAGTTACATTGTGCTTGCATAACTTGCAAATATTCTTttatcaaatccagtagactaTTTTTGCATCCACGATCTTTCTTCTGAGTATTGACTTTTAGTGAATTTTAACTTGTAAAATAGTTTTTCTTGTTTGTTTGATTAGTGACTAGCGTTTCTGACCAAATTTCAGGTGGCTGTTTTTTCCTCAGTCGTATTTTTTCTGAGCCGTTACATTTAGTGAACTTTTAGCTTGTGAAATAGTTTTTCTCGCTTGTTTGATTAGTGGTCATCGTTTCTGAGTTGACAGGTTGAAGAAGAAACATCAAAGAGGCCGACTCGAGTTCCAGATGCTGTGAAACATAGGGGTTTTGTTGCTTATGAGCAAGAGGGTGTGTCATACAGAGATCCTAATGTTCGAATGAATGACTGGAATGAAGTTATGGAAGAATTAAAACCTGGGCCACTCCTGAAAACACAATCTGCTCGTTGTATGGACTGTGGTACTCCTTTTTGTCATCAGGTAAGATGAAGATTCACTTTTCTTTAGTTTGGTTCGAGTACTTTAACTGTTTTCTGAACGTCGTCTagagtgaattaaaaaaatctatGAAAACTTGTAGGAGAATTCTGGATGCCCTCTTGGGAATAAGATACCTGAATTCAATGAGTTAGTGTACCAAAATAGATGGCGTGAAGCATTGGATCGACTTCTGGAGACTAACAATTTCCCAGAGTTCACTGGTCGTGTGTGCCCTGCACCTTGTGAAGGGTCTTGCGTTCTTGGTATCATAGAAAATCCAGTCTCTATCAAAAGTATTGAGTGTTCTATCATAGACAAAGCTTTTGAGGAGGGATGGATGGTGCCACGGCCACCTTTGAAGAGAACTGGGTATATTTTCTTTCCTCACGTTTTCAGTCTTTGTTTGCTGATATTAATTGATATTGTTATCTAAACTTTCACCTTGACATTCTCATAAATAGATGATCAAAAATCAAAACAATATCTCTTTTTGTTGTTCAATAAGATTCTAATTGTCTTCACTATTTCAGAAAAAGAATTGCTATTATTGGAAGTGGACCTTCTGGTTTGGCTGCTGCTGATCAATTAAATCGGATGGGTCACACTGTGACGGTGTTTGAACGTGCAGATAGAATAGGCGGTCTTATGATGTATGGTGTCCCAAACATGAAGACAGACAAAATTGATGTTGTCCAGAGAAGGGTCAATCTCATGGAAAAAGAAGGTGTCAACTTTGTGCTCAATGCTAATGTTGGAAAAGATTCCTCATACTCAATAGATAAACTTCGCGAGGAAAATGACGCCATTGTTTTGGCTGTAGGAGCCACAAAACCGAGGTAATATGTGCAACTCTTGCAGATCTTGATTGATCATAAATAAAGTGAGGAAAATTTTCACGTTCATGTTACAAATTGAGATCTTTGATTTATTTGACAGGGACCTTCCTGTTCCTGGACGAGACCTTTCTGGAGTCCATTTTGCCATGGAGTTTCTGCATTCAAATACAAAAAGCTTGCTTGATAGCAATCTTCAGGATGGCAAGTACATCTCCGCAAAAGACAAGAAAGTGGTAGTAATTGGTGGAGGTGATACGGGCACCGACTGTATTGGAACATCTATCAGGCATGGGTGCAGTGGCCTCATAAATTTAGAGCTTCTCCCTGAGCCACCGCGTACTAGGGCTGCAGGAAATCCTTGGCCACAGGTTTTGTTATCGTCTTCTTCTGCCCATCTTCTGGCTTTAGCATTGAGCTATTGACTATTGATTGCGTTTAGATTGAGAAGCCAATAAACATACTTCAATGGACATTTGATACAAGAGTTTTTGTTGTGAAACTTGTTTGCTTCTCTAGAATCCTCTCAACTGTTGTTCCGTTTTGGCAGCAGCAAATGTTTATCCTCTTTTCAACTATTATATCTTGATGTGAAAAATAATTTCCTACTTGTCTTTTGGCAGTGGCCCCGTATATTCCGTGTAGACTATGGGCATCAAGAAGCTACTGCCAAGTTTGGGAAGGATCCAAGGTCCTATCAGGTGTTGACCAAACGTTTCATAGGAGATGAGAAAGGAGCGGTGAAAGGACTTGAGATTGTACGTGTCCACTGGGAAAAAGACGCGAGTGGAAAATTTCAATTCAAGGAAGTTGAAGGTTCCGAGGAGATTATCGAAGCTGATCTAGTTCTTCTTGCCATGGGATTCCTCGGTCCTGAATCGGTTAGTATTTTATACCCTGATAAATGGTATTCATCCAGACACAGTACATGTCATATTGGCAATCCACGAATGTTTCGAATTTATTTTGTCCAACTGTTCTCCCTCATTGGATCCCGGCATCTCCCGCTCATATCTTATTTAGATATATATGTTTTAGCACGTACATTAATATGTTTGGACTTGATTCTCTCAGACACTGGCGGACAAATTGGAGCTGGAACGAGACAACAGATCGAACTTAAAAGCCGAGTATGGGCATTTCTCGACAAACGTGGAAGGCGTGTTTGCGGCTGGTGATTGTCGAAGGGGACAATCTCTTGTCGTGTGGGCGATCGCCGAAGGCAGGCAAGCAGCATCACAAGTTGACAAATACCTCATGAAAGATGACTCCGAAACCGCCATTACCAGTGAAAAACATGAAGAATTTGTCAACATGCAGAAGCAAGACGGCCACAGGCAAACAGTGAGGACATAGTTTTGTTATTTGACGATGGAATATGGTTCTAAATTCGGAACCTATTAAATTTTATGGTCGGAAGGTTGTTTCTTGAAAATGGGACATAGGCATATTAGGATATTCTGATAGCTCTTTGTTCTTTTCTATCCCTTTGTGTTCATAAGTTGTAACAAAATGGGTGTTCTTGTGCTTTGCCAGAATTCAATGTACAGTTTTTGTTTGTTCAGTGTCAgttagaaataaatatatttcgagATTTTAATTTACTCTTGCGATTTCTTTTCCCCCTCAAAATGTTGATTACATATTTATATTGGATAAATATCTCAAAACGGCAACTTCTTTGAACTTTTTGTACGACGTGCTAGATGCAAACATGTTGCCGAAGTGTTGACTTCCAAAACCACCATCAGACAAATATAGGCCATGCAACTACTCTATCCCATTCTGGGGTtagctaataataataataataatctaagAAGTAGTCGTCGTCTACCAACCGGCTCGGACATTAGACCGCCCGTGCCGGCCCAACCTGTCTCGCCCTAAATGGAATGACTCTTTTAGTTATGCTGCGCCCCGACCCGAGTCTCCCCGTCCGCTTTTCTCCGCCCGAAACCCAAGAAGTTGGCTTTGCCAACACAACATTAGGGCCGTTCCCTTCATTCTGCTATGCTGACCTTGGCCCGGGCCGGCTTTTTGGGAAGCTCGTCTCGCTCGGCCTGCTTACGGTAGTGGGAATTCTCCCATACCCTTGTCAAAAAAGACTTGGTAAGTACAAACACACGCGGAAGTGAAAATAAGATGACACAACATTTAAATTATGTGAAAATTGATCTCGATTTGAATGTCAATTatattatcttcaattttaTCCAATACAAGTAAATTAAGTATCTTCGTTGCAATTCaaatcattaatgaaaaaactaaaatatttgattaaatttgaagACAAATCTAAGTATTAACCGAAATTTAAAAAGAGATTACAGAAATTTTTTGcacaatttattaaaaatttgctGACGTTATATTTCCAtacaatgaaaatatatatggtAAACAAtcttttaattgaaaattatataaaatatcacacaaaaaagaaaaaaataataataaaaaatgtacataaaattatatttttccttcTATTGGGGAAATTAATACAAAAGCATTGAATTGACTCAtccagaaaagaaaaataaaaaataaacaagtgAAAACTACTCCAAATAAAGTgtatacttttttaaaaaatccccAATTATTATTTTCCATACAAATCACATTGAAGCCTGAAGGCAACATGATGAAAAtttactctctttttttttttatcgttttaaataattataaataaaataaagatatgaatgataatattgtaatttaatATTCAAGGATTCGATTGACATTAGATAAATAACTAATTTTTTGTTTGACGTGTGATGGATAATCAGTACAAAATAACGAAGATTTGATCGGAttctattattaaaataatcgaATCCTATCGatctaactaattaaaatatacGCATAAATTATCCCATatgataaaatttcaaatatcaagATAGTCAGctaaaaatatgttttcaaaaagatcaaaattcttgtgaaatattttactggtcaattttatgagactgATCTTCAACTCGACataactaataaaaaatattattttttatgtcaaaaaaatattattttttatgtcaaaaaaatattatatttcatgATAGATATATATCGAGTCGATCCATTTAATGAATATAGTCTCATGAGACAATCTCACGAAAACCTACTCGAAAATATATAAACTCGAAGTGACACAAGTCACAACAATTacttttgtttaattttctGTGTGCGGGTGCAAGTTGTTTTCTAATTAATAATGACATAATaaatagtttttattattatttttgtttgtatattatattgttgaaaACCAGTGAaagtacccaaaaaaaaaaaaaaaaaactNNNNNNNNNNNNNNNNNNNNNaaaaaaaaaaaaaaaaacttgagaaATATATCGTGATAGAACAACGTTGATGCTGAGTCGGAGGTGGGACTAGATCATGCAGATCTCACATGAGGTTCAACTGATTCAACGGTAACGTTGTGCATAACACATGATCCATTTCCGATCAATTAATTGATGAGCCTTAAATGTCATTCTCTAATAATAAAAAGCCATGATATTTAACAAGCAAAACATAAAAGTAATTTCCGTAACTTTAGAAATTCACAAACCcgaatcaaaatttgaaaatctcacTAACCCACTTGTTAGTCCACAAATCCAAGTCAAATTTGCAAGTCACTTCCCACTTCACTTCTcaacttcttcttttattttttttcaaccgCCTTGCAAATCCCATTTTATTAAATACTAAATTTTAATTCTCagtttttgaaattaatttttatcccactttattttaaaagagtaagtctcttgtgagacggtcttacgaatatttatctgtgagatgagtcaatcctacttatattcacaataaaaagtaatattcttagcataaaaagtaatattttttcatggatgacccaaataagagattcatcTCGCAAAATactacccgtgagaccgtctcacacaagtttttgtcattttaaaataccaatctaTATATATCTCATTGATTTCATTTCCaataattacattaatttgtatcttgatatttatatattattatatcttGCTAGTGTTTAGCTTACCTCGTGTAAAATTCATTTTCCCGAAACGCTCCTTTTGACAAAATTGACATGTAGAATGAGATTCTAACCATATATGTACTTCAAATACAACGACGGGGTGCTCTAGTGGATATGACTCGTTTGCTGCTCTAGGAATTGCGGATGATCATCGGTACGATTCGGGTAGATCGCTTTATCTTTATCTTCATCTCATCGTGTATTCAATTTACATCATCGTCTCAATACTGGTCGGATAATCGAATATTCATACTCtaccaaaatatcatattaCTATGTACAATTCtactttttcaattttaaattgtttGTGTTAAGGtctacatatttatttaattgttatattttgttcttgatataaaatatatacaaattattaaatcttTTACTATTTTAATTTAACTCGAGTTctctataaaaaaaacaattatgatGTTatgtttcaatattttatttacttcAAAGAAtacatctttttttatttaaatgtaactTCTCATGAGAAATgtccataaattttttttaaaaaaaaaaaaaaatcggaaaTCGAGAATACATGTCTTATTGTGGATGAAAAATATCATTCTTTTTAATTATCCAGTGAAAAGCTTATGTTTAtc
This window of the Primulina huaijiensis isolate GDHJ02 chromosome 3, ASM1229523v2, whole genome shotgun sequence genome carries:
- the LOC140973765 gene encoding glutamate synthase [NADH], amyloplastic isoform X2; the protein is MMMIPEAWQNDKNIDPHRKSLYEYFSALMEPWDGPALISFTDGRYLGATLDRNGLRPGRFYVTHSGRVIMASEVGVVDIPPADVSRKGRLNPGMMLLVDFENHVVVDDEALKQQYSLARPYADWLKRQKIQLKDIVESVRESDRISPPIAGVVAVSRNDENMEHMGIHGLLAPLKAFGYTVESLEMLLLPMAKDGIEALGSMGNDAPLAVMSDREKLTFEYFKQMFAQVTNPPIDPIREKIVTSMECMIGPEGDLTETTEEQCHRLSLKGPLLSIDEMEAIKRMNYRGWRSKVLDITYSKDRGRKGLEETLDRICSEAHNAIKEGYTALVLSDRAFSTKRVAVSSLMAIGAVHHHLVKKLERTRVALIVESAEPREVHHFCTLVGFGADAICPYLAVEAIWRLQVDGKIPPKATGEFHSKDELVRKYIKASNYGMMKVLAKMGISTLASYKGAQIFEAVGLSSEVMERCFTGTPSRVEGATFEALAQDALELHELAFPTRALPPGSAEAVALPNPGDYHWRKGGELHLNDPLAMAKLQEAARSNSVVAYKEYSKRIQELNKSCNLRGLLKFKEAEVKVPIEEVQPASEIVKRFCTGAMSYGSISLEAHTTLAIAMNKIGGKSNTGEGGEQPSRMEPLADGSRNPRRSAIKQVASGRFGVSSYYLTNADELQIKMAQGAKPGEGGELPGHKVIGDIAVTRNSTAGVGLISPPPHHDIYSIEDLAQLIHDLKNANPGARISVKLVSEAGVGVIASGVVKGHADHVLISGHDGGTGASRWTGIKSAGLPWELGLAETHQTLVANDLRGRTVLQTDGQLKTGRDVAIAALLGAEEFGFSTAPLITLGCIMMRKCHKNTCPVGIATQDPVLREKFAGEPEHVINFFFMLAEEVRDIMSQLGFRTLNEMVGRSDMLELDKDVANTNEKLKNIDLSLLLRPAADIRPDAAQVCVQKQDHGLDMALDNKLIALANPALEKSLPVYIESPICNVNRAVGTMLSHEVTKRFHMVGLPSDTIHIKLSGSAGQSLGAFLCSGVTLELEGDSNDYVGKGLSGGRIVVYPPKESKFDPKENIVIGNVALYGATNGEAYFNGMAAERFAVRNSGAKAVVEGVGDHGCEYMTGGTVVVLGMTGRNFAAGMSGGVAYVLDVDSKFRKRCNSELVDLDPVIEEDDILTLQMMIQQHQRHTSSKLAKQVLTDFESLLPKFIKVFPRDYKRVLASKKAEEISKAASEKAAREVEVQEEAELMEKDAFEELKKLAAASVSEKSSQVEEETSKRPTRVPDAVKHRGFVAYEQEGVSYRDPNVRMNDWNEVMEELKPGPLLKTQSARCMDCGTPFCHQENSGCPLGNKIPEFNELVYQNRWREALDRLLETNNFPEFTGRVCPAPCEGSCVLGIIENPVSIKSIECSIIDKAFEEGWMVPRPPLKRTGKRIAIIGSGPSGLAAADQLNRMGHTVTVFERADRIGGLMMYGVPNMKTDKIDVVQRRVNLMEKEGVNFVLNANVGKDSSYSIDKLREENDAIVLAVGATKPRDLPVPGRDLSGVHFAMEFLHSNTKSLLDSNLQDGKYISAKDKKVVVIGGGDTGTDCIGTSIRHGCSGLINLELLPEPPRTRAAGNPWPQWPRIFRVDYGHQEATAKFGKDPRSYQVLTKRFIGDEKGAVKGLEIVRVHWEKDASGKFQFKEVEGSEEIIEADLVLLAMGFLGPESTLADKLELERDNRSNLKAEYGHFSTNVEGVFAAGDCRRGQSLVVWAIAEGRQAASQVDKYLMKDDSETAITSEKHEEFVNMQKQDGHRQTVRT